One window from the genome of Myxococcales bacterium encodes:
- a CDS encoding TIGR03960 family B12-binding radical SAM protein, translated as MRHLYADFIHTVAKPARYLGGEFQSIVKDHAAVDATVCLGFPDVYDIGMSHLGTKILYSLLGKEPRIACERVFAPWPDMEAQIRAHELPLVALESQRPLSDFDVLGISLQYEMTFTNILTLLDLGGIPLRAATRHEGRGDGTLVLGGGPVASHPEPVAAFFDAFFLGEAEALLPRLVLRWAAYRREIGAGTRTRRDALCELAREFPLYVPSLYATKLDEATGMEVVDAPLDPRVPARVVRAMVRDLDAYPFPTDAPVPYAEAVFERAAVEIARGCTEGCRFCQAGMIYRPVRERSPESIIASVIGGVEKGGYEETGLTCLSTADYSSITPLVAKLGKQLRERNVSMAVASLRAYGLGEEILDEMAQTRISGLTFAPEAGTQRMRDVVNKNITEAHVEESARRVFSRGWHRLKLYFMIGLPTEQNEDVFGIIHTGQRMMAVGRQLVGNHAEVTVSVSSHVPKPHTPFQWAAQNSLGEIERKQQMLRATLSDRKMRLKYHDAGVSWVEGVLSRGDRPLADVIEAVWRDGARFDSWEEMFDLERWQRVLAQRGIDAHRYLDTRPTHARLPWDHLDVGLEDGFLLAEYRKALKGRASPPCGKVAGMLVHHTNLADAEPDGRKLVCYDCGVACDLSEMRGERLVALRTLGALQPRTPVVAEVATGDDVANRNAKDVRDNARRQRVLENGYKDADVPYASYRVRYAKLGRVAFLGHLDIGRLMARSLRRAQLPLAMSRGFSPKPRLSYGPALGLGMPSLCEVIDLDLEHVMAHGSLHELSCDEVATRLAQALPEGLVVQSVTAAEGSLGKLVTGIDWLVRPAGDGMVFDASRARRVVDAFMARAQCDVTRGEKVIDVRSFVTSIEVVAGADANRLCAALDWPAVGGAADRVEALLAVTVRSDSDGSAKPSEIARALGIYGGEDLRGPHALIARLSLHGLDTPVATRPPPVAPSELAVALA; from the coding sequence ATGCGGCATCTCTACGCGGATTTCATTCACACCGTCGCCAAGCCGGCGCGCTATCTTGGCGGCGAGTTTCAGTCGATCGTCAAGGATCACGCCGCCGTTGACGCCACGGTGTGCCTTGGCTTCCCCGATGTCTATGACATCGGCATGTCGCACCTTGGTACGAAAATCCTATACAGCCTGCTCGGCAAGGAACCGCGCATTGCGTGCGAGCGGGTGTTTGCGCCGTGGCCCGATATGGAAGCGCAGATCAGGGCGCACGAGTTGCCGCTGGTGGCGCTCGAGAGCCAGCGGCCGCTATCAGACTTTGACGTGCTCGGCATCTCGCTGCAGTATGAGATGACCTTTACCAACATTCTGACGCTGCTCGATTTGGGCGGCATCCCGCTGCGCGCGGCGACCAGGCATGAGGGCAGGGGTGATGGCACGCTGGTGCTAGGCGGCGGTCCCGTGGCTAGCCACCCAGAGCCAGTGGCGGCTTTTTTTGATGCGTTTTTTCTCGGCGAGGCCGAGGCACTCTTGCCGCGGCTTGTGTTGCGCTGGGCGGCGTATCGTCGCGAGATTGGCGCGGGCACGCGGACGCGGCGAGATGCTTTGTGCGAACTAGCGCGCGAGTTTCCGCTGTATGTGCCGTCGCTCTACGCGACCAAGCTCGACGAGGCGACGGGGATGGAGGTCGTCGACGCGCCGCTTGATCCCCGCGTGCCGGCGCGCGTTGTGCGCGCCATGGTGCGCGACCTCGATGCCTACCCATTTCCCACCGATGCGCCGGTGCCCTATGCCGAGGCGGTGTTTGAGCGCGCGGCGGTGGAGATTGCGCGCGGCTGCACCGAGGGTTGCCGGTTTTGCCAGGCGGGCATGATCTACCGCCCCGTGCGCGAGCGCAGCCCGGAGTCCATCATCGCAAGCGTTATCGGCGGCGTCGAAAAGGGCGGTTACGAAGAGACGGGCCTGACGTGCCTGTCGACCGCAGACTATTCAAGCATTACGCCGCTGGTCGCCAAGCTCGGCAAGCAATTGCGCGAGCGCAACGTCAGCATGGCGGTGGCGAGCCTGCGCGCGTATGGCCTGGGCGAAGAAATCCTCGACGAAATGGCGCAGACGCGCATCTCGGGGCTGACGTTTGCGCCCGAGGCCGGCACGCAGCGCATGCGCGACGTGGTCAACAAGAACATTACCGAGGCGCATGTAGAGGAGAGCGCGCGGCGCGTGTTTTCGCGCGGCTGGCATCGCCTCAAGCTCTACTTCATGATCGGCTTGCCGACGGAGCAGAATGAGGATGTCTTCGGCATCATCCACACTGGTCAGCGCATGATGGCGGTGGGCCGTCAGCTCGTCGGTAACCACGCCGAGGTGACGGTTTCGGTGAGCTCGCACGTGCCCAAGCCGCACACGCCGTTTCAATGGGCGGCGCAGAATTCGCTGGGCGAAATTGAACGCAAACAACAAATGCTGCGCGCGACGCTGAGCGATCGAAAAATGCGGCTCAAGTATCACGACGCCGGCGTATCGTGGGTGGAAGGCGTGCTCTCGCGCGGCGACCGCCCGTTGGCCGACGTAATCGAAGCCGTTTGGCGCGATGGCGCGCGGTTTGATAGCTGGGAAGAAATGTTTGACCTCGAGCGCTGGCAGCGGGTGCTGGCGCAGCGTGGCATCGATGCACATCGCTATCTCGACACGCGGCCAACCCATGCGCGGCTGCCATGGGATCATTTAGATGTTGGCCTCGAAGACGGCTTTCTGCTCGCGGAATACCGCAAGGCCTTAAAGGGCAGGGCTAGCCCGCCGTGCGGCAAGGTCGCGGGGATGTTGGTGCACCACACCAACCTTGCAGACGCCGAGCCCGATGGGCGCAAGCTGGTTTGTTATGACTGCGGCGTCGCTTGCGATTTGTCTGAAATGCGCGGCGAGCGCTTGGTGGCGCTACGCACCCTTGGCGCCTTGCAGCCGCGCACGCCCGTCGTTGCCGAGGTTGCTACGGGTGACGATGTCGCCAACCGAAATGCGAAAGATGTGCGCGACAATGCGAGGCGCCAGCGCGTGCTCGAAAATGGCTACAAAGACGCCGATGTGCCGTATGCGTCGTATCGCGTGCGCTACGCCAAGCTCGGTCGCGTCGCGTTTTTGGGCCATCTTGATATTGGCCGCTTAATGGCGCGCAGCCTAAGGCGCGCCCAGCTGCCGTTGGCGATGAGCCGCGGCTTTTCGCCCAAGCCGCGCCTGTCGTACGGCCCCGCGCTGGGCCTTGGCATGCCAAGTCTATGCGAGGTGATCGACTTAGATCTCGAGCACGTGATGGCTCATGGCAGCTTGCACGAACTCTCGTGCGACGAGGTGGCGACACGGCTCGCGCAGGCGCTGCCTGAGGGCTTAGTCGTGCAGTCGGTGACGGCTGCTGAAGGCAGCCTTGGCAAGCTCGTCACCGGCATAGACTGGTTGGTGCGGCCCGCGGGCGACGGCATGGTGTTTGACGCGTCGCGAGCCCGCCGTGTCGTAGATGCATTTATGGCGCGGGCGCAATGCGACGTGACGCGCGGCGAGAAAGTCATCGACGTTCGCAGCTTCGTCACCTCGATCGAGGTGGTAGCGGGCGCCGACGCCAATCGCCTTTGCGCCGCGCTGGATTGGCCCGCCGTAGGTGGTGCCGCGGATCGCGTCGAGGCGTTGCTAGCAGTGACCGTGAGGTCAGATTCGGATGGATCGGCTAAACCGAGTGAAATCGCGCGCGCCCTTGGCATCTACGGCGGCGAGGATTTGCGCGGGCCGCACGCCCTCATCGCGCGGCTGAGCCTGCATGGGCTAGATACGCCGGTTGCGACTAGGCCGCCGCCAGTCGCGCCGTCGGAACTAGCCGTCGCGCTCGCTTAG
- a CDS encoding M61 family metallopeptidase has product MGTLAFRVSVLQPQAHTAQLELDIPASVAPGDTVDVAMPAWCPGSYLVRDYARWVRDLVAVDSTGASLPITKLDKQTWRIARGAGTTTVRYTVYGHDLTVRTNHIDVTHAFLHGPATFLYVPAAREAAVTVAVTCDVAWSLVVGQPVRGERGQFAFDAANIDELYDAPLHLGQQTIHEFYVDGVTFDLALWGEVPARGTYDVATLCRDLQAILHAHGKRFGGFPFTRYAFVVMFVADGYGGLEHRNSSINIYGANAFSARKPYEGLLELLSHEFFHAYNGKRIAPAALLHFDYTKEAYTKCLWVMEGITSHYDRWSLLEAKTISAGSYFEKVLDDWTRLLHTPGRAQQSLEQSSFDAWIKLYKPDESNVNTTVSYYLKGGLVMFALDLHVRLETNGAKSLDDIMRALWLRYGQTGTPHPEELAPLFSEVSGLDLEPFFARYVRGTQDPPLGELLARVGLALVATRSENGDAGPAVWLGVTGSGRIGTVLDDTPAARAGLSPGDEWVALDGVRAQADADVRAQLMGRQPGDIVTATVFRRGRLHQVPVTLAAAPMNKHQICVVDAPSDAARAAYKAWIGEELGKGAIATVSITARML; this is encoded by the coding sequence ATGGGGACCTTGGCCTTTCGCGTTTCGGTGCTGCAGCCGCAGGCGCATACCGCGCAACTAGAACTCGATATTCCTGCGAGCGTCGCGCCCGGCGACACTGTCGACGTCGCGATGCCCGCGTGGTGCCCGGGGTCGTATCTGGTTCGCGATTATGCGCGCTGGGTGCGTGACCTTGTCGCCGTGGACAGTACGGGCGCGTCGCTGCCCATCACCAAGCTCGACAAGCAAACCTGGCGCATTGCGCGCGGTGCCGGCACCACCACCGTGCGCTACACCGTTTACGGCCACGATCTAACCGTGCGCACCAATCACATCGACGTCACGCATGCGTTTTTGCACGGACCCGCGACGTTTCTCTACGTCCCCGCTGCCCGCGAGGCCGCGGTCACCGTCGCCGTGACCTGCGACGTCGCGTGGAGCCTGGTCGTTGGCCAGCCGGTGCGCGGCGAGCGCGGCCAATTTGCCTTTGACGCCGCCAACATCGACGAACTCTACGACGCGCCGCTGCACCTGGGTCAGCAAACCATCCACGAATTCTATGTCGATGGCGTTACGTTTGATTTGGCGCTATGGGGCGAGGTGCCCGCCCGCGGTACCTACGACGTCGCGACGCTGTGCCGCGACTTGCAGGCCATTTTGCACGCGCACGGTAAGCGCTTCGGAGGCTTTCCCTTTACGCGTTACGCCTTTGTCGTGATGTTCGTTGCCGACGGCTACGGCGGCCTCGAACACCGCAATTCGTCGATCAATATTTACGGCGCGAATGCCTTCTCGGCGCGCAAGCCCTACGAAGGGTTGCTCGAGCTGCTGTCGCACGAGTTTTTCCACGCTTACAACGGCAAGCGCATCGCGCCGGCGGCGTTGCTACATTTTGACTACACCAAGGAGGCGTACACCAAATGCCTATGGGTGATGGAGGGCATTACCAGCCACTACGATCGGTGGAGCCTGCTGGAGGCTAAGACTATTTCCGCGGGCAGCTATTTCGAAAAAGTGCTCGACGATTGGACGCGCCTGTTGCACACGCCGGGGCGCGCGCAGCAGAGCCTTGAGCAGTCGTCGTTTGACGCGTGGATCAAGCTTTATAAGCCCGACGAGTCTAACGTCAACACCACGGTCAGCTACTACTTAAAGGGCGGCCTGGTGATGTTTGCGCTCGATTTGCACGTGCGCCTGGAAACCAACGGGGCCAAATCGCTCGATGACATCATGCGAGCGCTATGGCTGCGCTATGGGCAAACGGGCACGCCGCATCCCGAGGAGTTGGCGCCGTTGTTTTCGGAGGTGTCCGGACTGGATCTGGAGCCATTTTTTGCCCGCTATGTGCGCGGCACCCAAGATCCGCCTCTCGGCGAGCTGCTTGCACGCGTCGGCCTCGCGCTTGTCGCGACGCGCTCAGAAAATGGCGACGCCGGGCCCGCGGTTTGGCTTGGCGTCACCGGCAGCGGCCGCATCGGCACCGTGCTCGACGACACGCCCGCGGCGCGCGCTGGCCTTTCGCCTGGCGATGAATGGGTGGCGCTCGATGGCGTGCGCGCCCAGGCCGACGCCGACGTGCGCGCGCAGCTCATGGGCCGCCAACCGGGCGACATAGTAACGGCCACGGTGTTTCGCCGCGGCCGGCTTCATCAAGTGCCCGTCACGCTCGCCGCCGCGCCGATGAACAAGCACCAAATCTGCGTCGTCGACGCGCCAAGCGATGCGGCGCGGGCGGCCTACAAGGCGTGGATCGGCGAGGAGCTGGGGAAAGGCGCGATCGCGACCGTGTCGATTACGGCGCGGATGCTATAG
- a CDS encoding radical SAM protein translates to MSASLAKRRSQRANRHGDDRTAALLADERGTLFKEAPYRVALVYPSPYNAAMSSLGYQVIYKRIHDMPQWAADRAMLPPPADRVAMDAPFATLERGDDVGSYPVLAFSVAYELEIAGMLECMERARVPLLANDRDDRHPLIICGGPLTFSNPAPLQHFADAIIMGEGEELIATVLELASASSFARSKFIPEVAKLPGVYVPSVHGETIPAVAQVADALLPARSVIMTPHAELSNMFLTEAARGCSRGCTYCVMRRTTNGGMRAVDVATILDAIPADAKRVGLVGAAVTDHPDIMEIVAGVVRGGDREIGISSLRADKLTSEFVGYLAKGGYRTLTVAADGASERMRRVIERSTKEAHLLSSARYAAEHRLKTTKIYMMVGVPEETDDDIDELVRFSAELAAAHASIAYGIAPFVAKRNTPLDGTDFAGIDVVTARLARLQNGIRAAGLTEQVEIRSTSAKWAWVEYMLAQGDHTAGLAVLDAYRNGGTFAAYKQAFLKHGTTPTGPRARVLSGREQIAAHKRRLAVLT, encoded by the coding sequence ATGTCTGCCTCCCTCGCCAAACGCCGCTCGCAACGCGCCAATCGCCATGGCGACGATCGCACCGCGGCGCTGCTGGCGGACGAGCGCGGCACGCTGTTTAAGGAGGCGCCGTATCGCGTCGCGTTGGTGTATCCAAGCCCCTACAACGCCGCGATGTCGTCGCTGGGTTATCAGGTTATCTACAAGCGCATCCACGACATGCCGCAGTGGGCCGCGGATCGCGCGATGTTGCCGCCACCTGCCGACCGCGTGGCGATGGATGCGCCGTTTGCTACGCTAGAGCGTGGCGACGACGTTGGCTCGTATCCGGTGCTCGCGTTTTCGGTGGCCTACGAGCTGGAAATCGCCGGCATGCTCGAATGCATGGAGCGCGCCCGCGTGCCGCTGCTCGCAAATGACCGCGACGACCGCCATCCGCTTATTATTTGCGGTGGGCCGTTAACGTTTTCCAACCCTGCCCCGCTGCAGCATTTTGCCGATGCCATCATCATGGGCGAAGGCGAAGAGCTCATCGCCACCGTGCTCGAGCTTGCCAGCGCGTCGTCCTTTGCCCGCAGCAAGTTCATCCCGGAGGTTGCCAAGCTGCCGGGCGTTTATGTGCCGTCGGTGCACGGCGAGACCATCCCCGCCGTGGCGCAGGTTGCCGACGCTTTGTTACCGGCGCGCTCGGTGATCATGACGCCACATGCCGAGCTATCGAATATGTTTCTTACCGAGGCGGCGCGCGGTTGTTCACGCGGCTGCACCTATTGCGTTATGCGACGCACCACCAACGGCGGCATGCGCGCGGTGGACGTCGCGACGATCTTGGACGCGATTCCCGCCGATGCAAAACGCGTCGGCTTGGTCGGCGCCGCGGTGACCGACCATCCCGACATTATGGAAATTGTCGCCGGCGTGGTGCGCGGCGGCGATCGCGAAATTGGCATCTCGAGCCTACGCGCTGACAAGCTCACCAGCGAATTCGTCGGCTATCTCGCCAAAGGCGGCTATCGCACGCTCACCGTGGCCGCCGACGGCGCGAGCGAGCGCATGCGACGCGTCATCGAGCGTTCGACCAAGGAGGCGCATTTGCTGAGCAGCGCGCGCTATGCCGCGGAACACCGGCTCAAGACCACCAAGATCTACATGATGGTTGGCGTGCCCGAGGAGACCGACGACGATATCGACGAGCTGGTGCGCTTTTCCGCCGAGCTCGCCGCGGCACATGCGTCGATCGCCTATGGCATCGCGCCGTTCGTCGCCAAGCGAAATACGCCGCTCGACGGCACCGACTTCGCGGGCATCGACGTCGTCACTGCGAGGCTGGCGCGCTTGCAAAACGGCATCCGCGCCGCGGGCCTCACCGAGCAAGTCGAGATTCGATCGACGTCGGCAAAATGGGCGTGGGTCGAATATATGTTGGCGCAGGGCGACCACACCGCCGGCCTCGCCGTGCTCGACGCCTATCGAAATGGGGGCACGTTTGCGGCGTACAAGCAGGCGTTCCTAAAACACGGCACCACGCCGACGGGTCCGCGCGCCCGCGTGCTCTCGGGCCGCGAACAAATCGCCGCCCACAAGCGCCGGCTTGCCGTGCTCACGTAA
- a CDS encoding tetratricopeptide repeat protein — translation MNQQFAFRSTSGAASGVTALALLALIACGKAGDNASPGASSHSKASAAASAAEQVTQHLKLGREAYGKRGDYAAALTSFEPASAVAADDATVLNEVALAALMTGDYGKAETAAKRALDVAADNKLKGAASYNLGRLAQVRGRLQEAASYYLQSLQLRPDNATVMAFHDDVMQPAPPCEGKLQPTKAALCECLVEGATVGACEPSHVKLPLGEIWSAEHPEYTRTYLVSRESGGFRPILDLGEPATVGDQFITGKVSKAGGKSYLAVELKSESRMGGDEYLEEEVVMLCQAPLATCTVVLKTASHATNVTDNKPSPEASWATAYKLDDAGIVTVSRTKGKPPAAVLTTQRLW, via the coding sequence ATGAACCAACAATTTGCGTTTCGTTCAACAAGCGGCGCAGCGAGTGGCGTTACCGCGCTTGCGCTGCTTGCGCTCATTGCATGCGGCAAGGCTGGCGACAACGCCTCGCCGGGCGCGTCGAGCCATTCCAAGGCCTCCGCCGCCGCCAGCGCCGCCGAGCAAGTGACCCAACACCTCAAGCTCGGGCGTGAGGCCTATGGCAAGCGAGGCGACTATGCCGCGGCGCTGACATCGTTTGAGCCCGCGAGCGCCGTGGCGGCGGACGATGCCACCGTGCTCAATGAGGTAGCCCTCGCCGCGCTGATGACCGGGGACTACGGCAAGGCCGAAACCGCCGCCAAGCGCGCGCTCGACGTCGCCGCCGACAACAAGCTCAAAGGCGCCGCCTCCTACAATCTGGGCCGCCTAGCGCAAGTGAGGGGCCGGCTCCAAGAGGCCGCGTCCTACTACCTGCAATCCCTGCAGCTGCGGCCCGACAATGCCACCGTCATGGCATTTCACGACGATGTCATGCAGCCTGCGCCGCCATGCGAAGGCAAGCTGCAGCCGACCAAGGCGGCGCTATGCGAGTGCCTCGTCGAGGGGGCAACAGTCGGGGCCTGCGAACCGAGCCACGTGAAGCTGCCGCTCGGTGAGATCTGGAGCGCGGAACACCCCGAATACACGCGTACGTACCTGGTGAGCCGCGAGAGCGGTGGCTTCCGACCGATCTTGGACTTAGGCGAGCCCGCCACCGTCGGCGACCAATTCATTACGGGCAAGGTGAGCAAGGCTGGCGGCAAGAGCTACCTCGCCGTCGAATTAAAATCTGAAAGCCGGATGGGCGGCGATGAGTACCTCGAAGAAGAGGTCGTCATGCTGTGCCAAGCACCGCTGGCAACGTGCACTGTCGTCTTAAAAACCGCGAGCCACGCCACCAATGTGACGGACAACAAACCGTCGCCAGAGGCGTCATGGGCTACCGCGTACAAACTCGACGACGCTGGCATCGTCACCGTCTCGCGCACGAAGGGCAAACCGCCCGCCGCCGTGCTGACAACCCAACGCCTGTGGTGA
- a CDS encoding PPC domain-containing protein, translating into MKHVLILLVASLASSCLSTDNLEASGEKDAAKLGVASSLPSGQVKLLGSLDFGQISPLVKYSRGSKRFKAYKFYGNAGDVLQVAVTSPNGGDAMAWVLDNDFNVIGYSDDANGSLNAAISLTLPEHPSGTHYVVYRDYNYRARKFQVWLTGHEASVVACERDSDFEKLAGGCCGFDWTAIGAGQQEAYSEGLACDPAQVCSRQALHLIDDLALCNVDTGACELTAPADIACGGRSINPHACPEGYECQGDGLAYDAPGECVRQCGGESGSECPDGFACADNPNDDCTPFHDGAEDCPTMCEPDCSTLVCGEGEYCTGCWGHFACIPDGAAC; encoded by the coding sequence ATGAAGCACGTTCTAATCCTGCTGGTGGCATCCCTCGCCAGCAGCTGCTTGTCCACCGACAACCTTGAAGCGTCCGGCGAAAAAGATGCGGCGAAGCTCGGCGTCGCGAGCAGCCTGCCCAGTGGTCAAGTCAAGCTCCTCGGCTCGCTGGACTTCGGGCAGATTTCGCCGCTGGTGAAATACAGTCGCGGCAGCAAGCGCTTTAAGGCCTACAAGTTCTACGGCAACGCGGGCGATGTCTTGCAAGTCGCCGTTACGTCGCCCAACGGCGGCGACGCTATGGCGTGGGTGCTCGACAATGACTTCAACGTCATTGGGTATAGTGACGACGCCAATGGGTCGCTTAACGCAGCGATCTCGCTTACCTTGCCCGAGCATCCAAGCGGCACGCACTACGTGGTCTATCGCGACTACAACTATCGCGCCCGCAAGTTTCAGGTGTGGCTCACCGGTCACGAGGCCTCGGTCGTCGCTTGTGAGCGCGACAGCGATTTCGAAAAGCTCGCCGGCGGTTGCTGCGGCTTTGATTGGACCGCCATTGGCGCCGGCCAACAAGAAGCTTACAGCGAGGGGCTCGCGTGCGACCCAGCGCAAGTTTGCTCGCGCCAAGCCTTGCACCTAATCGACGACCTGGCGCTGTGCAACGTCGACACCGGCGCTTGCGAGCTGACGGCGCCAGCCGATATTGCCTGCGGTGGCCGCTCGATCAACCCACACGCCTGTCCCGAGGGCTACGAATGCCAAGGCGATGGCCTTGCCTACGACGCGCCTGGTGAGTGCGTGCGCCAATGCGGCGGCGAGTCGGGCAGCGAGTGCCCCGACGGCTTTGCCTGCGCCGACAACCCCAATGACGATTGCACCCCGTTTCACGACGGCGCCGAGGACTGCCCCACCATGTGCGAGCCAGACTGCTCGACCTTGGTTTGCGGCGAAGGCGAATACTGCACCGGTTGTTGGGGGCACTTTGCGTGCATCCCTGACGGCGCGGCCTGCTGA
- a CDS encoding SRPBCC family protein: protein MARYSTTVETPLEPAEAFNYMADVTNFPSWDPGVKRSVLVQGLGRDVGSAYDVNASRGVGRCTSRNVLARHDDGAPAATAPPRFASCRRPRCALASN, encoded by the coding sequence ATGGCCCGTTACAGCACCACCGTCGAGACGCCTCTTGAGCCTGCCGAGGCATTTAACTACATGGCGGACGTGACTAACTTTCCAAGTTGGGATCCTGGCGTTAAACGCAGCGTGCTCGTGCAGGGGCTGGGCCGCGACGTCGGGTCGGCCTACGACGTAAATGCCAGCAGAGGCGTTGGCCGCTGCACTAGCCGAAACGTCTTAGCTCGCCACGACGACGGCGCCCCAGCGGCCACAGCCCCACCGCGGTTTGCCTCGTGCCGTCGACCTCGTTGCGCCTTGGCGTCCAACTAG
- a CDS encoding amidohydrolase, with amino-acid sequence MMRASAYFAIFLFLVSCGAGSKRMSTQARDTNHATADDIYLGGVLYTMDPAAPSATAMAVKDGRILAVGNDVEMAAYAGPGTVKHALKGAFVMPGFIDGHAHLFGVGTSLTTLTLREFLTWEALITAVAARAATAAPGEWILGRGWHQEKWAAGASTVRVAGYPTHDALSRVTAANPVVLRHASGHALLANAAAMAAAGITAKTPDPAGGHIVRDASGNPTGIFEENAMDLINVAYATSRSSRTPAQVFAEERVLVEAAQQAALALGITTIQDAGSSRARLEVLRQLAEQGALRVRVWAMLDTSAATAASDVKGLPWHHLGNRMLTVGGIKVLTDGALGSHGARLREPYADRSETSGRYVTSMADLAAQAEIAATHDLQLCVHAIGDLAIREVLDVYEQAFARHPSPHARRWRVEHAQHVAPPDLPRFAALGVLASVQPIHAVSDAPFVEKRLGYARTEATAYPWRRLIDAGAKLALGTDAPVEALDPFANLHAAVTRARLDNGEPFFSAQVMTRQEALFGYTMGNAYAAFEEADKGSLTAGKLADFIIVSENLATCSNDALRSARILATYVGGVLAYRAPT; translated from the coding sequence ATGATGCGAGCGAGTGCGTATTTTGCAATTTTTCTTTTTCTGGTCTCGTGCGGCGCGGGGAGCAAGCGCATGTCAACCCAGGCTCGCGACACCAACCACGCCACCGCCGATGACATCTATCTTGGCGGCGTGCTCTACACCATGGACCCGGCGGCGCCCTCGGCCACCGCGATGGCCGTTAAAGATGGACGCATTCTCGCGGTTGGCAACGACGTCGAAATGGCAGCGTACGCCGGCCCCGGTACGGTCAAGCATGCGCTGAAGGGCGCGTTCGTCATGCCCGGCTTCATTGATGGACATGCCCACCTGTTTGGCGTCGGCACCAGCCTAACCACGCTGACCTTGCGCGAGTTTCTCACATGGGAGGCGCTTATCACCGCCGTCGCCGCGCGCGCCGCAACCGCAGCGCCGGGGGAGTGGATCTTGGGCCGTGGCTGGCATCAAGAAAAATGGGCGGCAGGCGCTAGCACCGTGCGCGTTGCGGGTTATCCGACGCACGACGCACTTTCACGCGTGACCGCGGCCAACCCTGTGGTCTTGCGGCATGCCTCGGGCCATGCCCTGCTTGCCAATGCCGCTGCCATGGCCGCTGCCGGGATCACCGCCAAGACGCCAGACCCTGCGGGCGGCCACATCGTGCGCGATGCGAGCGGCAACCCGACGGGCATTTTTGAAGAGAACGCCATGGACCTCATCAATGTGGCCTACGCGACGTCGCGTAGCTCGCGCACGCCGGCGCAGGTGTTTGCCGAGGAACGCGTGTTGGTCGAGGCCGCGCAGCAGGCCGCCTTGGCGCTGGGTATCACTACCATTCAAGACGCGGGTAGCTCGCGGGCTCGGCTTGAGGTGTTGCGCCAACTCGCCGAGCAAGGCGCGCTACGCGTGCGGGTGTGGGCGATGCTAGACACCTCGGCGGCGACCGCGGCGAGCGATGTCAAAGGCCTGCCGTGGCATCACCTAGGCAATCGAATGCTAACGGTGGGAGGCATCAAAGTGCTCACGGATGGCGCGCTGGGCTCTCACGGTGCGCGGCTGCGCGAGCCATACGCAGATCGCAGCGAGACATCCGGACGTTATGTCACGAGCATGGCCGATTTGGCCGCGCAAGCCGAAATCGCGGCCACCCATGATTTGCAACTGTGCGTCCATGCCATTGGCGATCTTGCGATCCGCGAAGTCCTCGATGTGTACGAGCAAGCCTTTGCGCGGCACCCCTCGCCCCACGCGCGGCGCTGGCGAGTCGAGCACGCGCAACACGTAGCTCCGCCAGACCTGCCGCGGTTTGCGGCGCTCGGCGTGCTTGCGTCGGTCCAGCCCATCCACGCCGTCTCTGACGCGCCGTTCGTCGAAAAACGCTTAGGCTACGCACGCACCGAGGCAACCGCGTATCCGTGGCGTCGCCTCATCGACGCTGGGGCTAAGCTGGCGCTGGGCACTGATGCCCCCGTCGAGGCGCTCGATCCATTTGCCAACCTGCACGCCGCGGTCACCCGCGCCAGGCTCGATAACGGCGAGCCCTTTTTTTCGGCACAGGTGATGACTCGCCAAGAGGCGCTCTTTGGCTACACCATGGGCAATGCCTACGCCGCCTTTGAGGAGGCGGACAAGGGTTCGCTCACCGCGGGCAAGCTCGCCGATTTTATTATTGTCTCGGAAAACCTCGCGACGTGCAGCAACGACGCGTTGCGCTCCGCACGCATCTTGGCGACGTACGTTGGCGGCGTGTTGGCTTATCGCGCGCCAACGTAG